The following proteins are encoded in a genomic region of Candidatus Abawacabacteria bacterium:
- a CDS encoding VOC family protein, which produces MTQLNPYLAFAGNCRAAMNFYKECLGGELIIQTVGESPMDQQMPGMTSNNVMHASLTKDSLILLASDMMGSEKAVQGNTISLCLNCSSEEEINTFFKNLSAGGTVTQPLTEAFWGATFGMLTDKFGFNWMLNYMKKPQ; this is translated from the coding sequence ATGACACAACTCAATCCTTATTTGGCTTTCGCTGGTAATTGTCGTGCAGCTATGAACTTTTATAAAGAATGTCTAGGTGGTGAATTAATCATACAAACAGTGGGTGAGTCGCCAATGGATCAGCAAATGCCGGGTATGACTAGCAACAATGTGATGCATGCTAGTTTGACCAAAGATAGCTTAATTCTTTTAGCATCAGACATGATGGGCTCCGAAAAAGCGGTTCAAGGCAATACTATTAGTTTATGTCTCAATTGCAGTAGCGAAGAAGAGATTAATACTTTTTTCAAAAATCTCTCCGCTGGTGGTACAGTAACGCAACCTTTAACTGAAGCATTTTGGGGGGCGACTTTTGGCATGCTTACTGATAAGTTTGGTTTCAACTGGATGTTGAATTACATGAAAAAACCACAGTAG
- a CDS encoding histidine phosphatase family protein, giving the protein MTAEDIPVFEELPEADEGPTRIMLIRHARSAWNALSLDGRALAASVLAELGDVPDSEIPLTSTGITEALQTGRKLFLVATLGKWDIADAILYRSDTTRTRGTLREILNGYYEMAGCDIPDTIKAGVKVDDGVAERDFGETKSWSIERILATYPHFEDERTRDGPFFFRPPLGKSMEDVGITQVRPWLLRVMEQHKDKTVIAVTHGGPIHVARAILERWTRKEANERLEPSPPNCSVTTYIHSPQEKRYVLSGLPEQVYTRIAV; this is encoded by the coding sequence ATGACAGCTGAAGACATACCAGTTTTTGAGGAACTACCAGAGGCGGATGAAGGACCTACACGGATAATGCTTATTCGTCATGCTCGTAGTGCTTGGAATGCCTTATCTCTTGATGGTAGGGCGCTTGCTGCTAGTGTTTTGGCTGAGCTTGGTGATGTACCTGATTCTGAAATTCCCTTAACAAGCACAGGTATAACTGAAGCATTACAAACAGGAAGAAAACTTTTCCTGGTAGCTACATTAGGTAAGTGGGATATTGCTGACGCTATACTGTATCGCTCCGACACCACACGAACAAGAGGTACTTTGCGTGAAATCCTCAATGGTTATTATGAAATGGCTGGCTGTGATATCCCCGATACCATCAAAGCTGGGGTAAAAGTTGATGATGGAGTAGCGGAGCGAGATTTTGGGGAAACAAAATCGTGGTCGATAGAGAGGATTCTGGCCACATACCCTCATTTTGAGGATGAAAGAACCAGAGATGGGCCATTCTTTTTTAGGCCTCCTTTAGGCAAAAGTATGGAGGATGTTGGTATTACCCAGGTTCGGCCTTGGTTATTAAGAGTAATGGAGCAACATAAAGACAAAACTGTTATTGCTGTTACTCATGGTGGACCTATTCATGTGGCTAGAGCTATTCTGGAAAGATGGACGAGAAAAGAAGCTAATGAAAGGCTAGAACCGTCACCTCCTAATTGTAGTGTGACTACCTATATTCATTCACCACAAGAGAAACGGTATGTGCTATCAGGTCTTCCTGAACAGGTTTATACCAGGATTGCAGTCTAG
- a CDS encoding Hsp20/alpha crystallin family protein translates to MKLITRDPFQDISQFFDNSPFLTWQNGTADVDIYEEGNNIMAKINIPGFDKEQIKVDVDDNALHLLAKKEEQKEEKKKRYYHREISSGGIERWIPLPSKVAEDKIDAHYENGVLQLTMPKAGDNRERKLIAIK, encoded by the coding sequence ATGAAACTGATTACGCGTGACCCTTTCCAAGATATTAGTCAATTTTTTGATAATTCGCCCTTTTTAACTTGGCAAAATGGCACAGCCGATGTCGACATTTATGAAGAAGGCAACAATATCATGGCCAAGATCAATATTCCTGGTTTTGATAAAGAACAGATAAAAGTTGATGTGGATGATAATGCTCTCCATCTCTTAGCCAAAAAAGAAGAACAAAAAGAGGAAAAGAAGAAGAGATATTATCACCGAGAAATTAGCAGCGGTGGGATAGAACGATGGATACCCTTACCGAGCAAAGTAGCTGAAGATAAAATTGATGCTCATTATGAAAATGGCGTCTTGCAACTAACAATGCCAAAAGCTGGAGACAATCGAGAACGAAAGCTAATAGCAATTAAATAA
- a CDS encoding AAA family ATPase — protein sequence MPVVIITKGLPGSGKSTWAKSMQAQFPGKYIRTNKDEIRAMLHHTYRTEASEAMVAKTRNWLILEALAQGKDVIVDDTNLNPEYERTIRALVVGKATVEIKDFTHISLEECLERNKKRDRVVEEEVIRNMYERFMRDSSQSID from the coding sequence ATGCCTGTAGTAATTATTACTAAAGGATTGCCGGGATCAGGGAAGAGTACTTGGGCAAAATCTATGCAAGCTCAATTTCCTGGTAAGTATATCCGCACCAATAAGGATGAGATTCGGGCTATGCTCCATCATACCTATAGAACAGAAGCCTCTGAGGCTATGGTGGCCAAGACACGTAATTGGTTAATATTAGAAGCATTGGCTCAAGGAAAAGATGTTATTGTCGATGATACTAATCTCAATCCAGAATATGAACGTACTATTAGAGCTTTAGTAGTAGGCAAGGCTACTGTAGAGATCAAAGATTTTACTCATATTTCTCTTGAGGAGTGTTTAGAAAGAAATAAAAAACGTGATCGTGTAGTAGAGGAAGAAGTAATCCGTAATATGTACGAGAGATTTATGCGAGATTCTTCTCAATCAATTGATTAA
- a CDS encoding alpha/beta hydrolase has protein sequence MKPNKIIFIHGNGAMHWSFAWTPWLKVELTKLNIHTTFETFPDSILARKQYWLSFLKDYLKADEHSLLIGWSSGAVAALRYAEYNKVWGSILIAPCYTDLGLESEKISGFYDEPWNWQKIKKHQQKIALFYSKNDELIPQIEFQHIKKQLQPDEVCELETNGHFIHQETFPEIVACVKKFINGAAG, from the coding sequence ATGAAGCCAAACAAAATCATTTTCATCCATGGCAATGGTGCAATGCATTGGTCTTTTGCTTGGACCCCTTGGTTAAAAGTTGAGTTAACCAAGCTAAACATTCACACTACTTTCGAAACCTTTCCGGATTCAATATTAGCAAGGAAACAATACTGGTTATCTTTCTTAAAAGACTATCTCAAAGCGGATGAACATAGTCTATTGATTGGCTGGTCTTCAGGAGCTGTTGCCGCCCTCAGATATGCGGAATACAACAAAGTCTGGGGCTCTATCTTGATTGCACCTTGTTACACAGACTTAGGATTAGAGTCGGAAAAGATTAGCGGTTTTTATGATGAACCATGGAATTGGCAGAAAATCAAAAAACATCAGCAAAAGATTGCTCTATTTTACTCAAAAAACGATGAGCTTATCCCGCAAATAGAATTCCAGCATATCAAAAAGCAGTTGCAGCCTGATGAGGTATGTGAACTTGAGACCAATGGACATTTTATTCATCAGGAGACATTTCCGGAGATAGTGGCTTGTGTAAAAAAGTTTATAAATGGAGCAGCTGGGTAA
- a CDS encoding GIY-YIG nuclease family protein, whose protein sequence is MFYVYIIASKSRVIYIGVTNNLNHRIEEHRTNYHPNSFTAKYKCYRLVYFELFQQPLDAIAREKQLKRWSRNKKANLIEQENPHWVNLV, encoded by the coding sequence ATGTTCTACGTTTACATCATTGCCAGCAAATCACGGGTAATCTATATAGGTGTTACCAACAATCTTAATCATCGAATAGAGGAACATAGAACTAATTATCATCCAAACTCATTCACTGCAAAATACAAATGTTATCGATTAGTCTATTTCGAACTTTTCCAGCAACCATTAGATGCTATTGCTCGAGAAAAGCAATTGAAACGGTGGAGTAGAAACAAAAAAGCAAACTTGATAGAACAAGAAAATCCTCATTGGGTAAATCTTGTTTAA
- a CDS encoding GFA family protein → MKYTGSCHCKQVRFEVDAEIEKAMACNCSICAKRGSLLVFVPEEKFSLISGEDVLTDYQFGKRVIHHYFCSLCGILSFGAGSDAEGKKMRAINVRCLDDIDLDQISIHHFDGKSL, encoded by the coding sequence ATGAAATACACAGGTAGCTGTCACTGTAAGCAGGTGCGTTTTGAGGTCGATGCCGAAATTGAAAAAGCGATGGCGTGTAATTGTTCAATCTGTGCCAAGCGCGGTAGTTTATTAGTCTTTGTTCCTGAAGAGAAATTCTCTCTCATATCTGGAGAAGATGTGCTGACTGATTATCAATTCGGCAAGCGTGTTATTCATCACTATTTTTGTTCCCTTTGCGGTATTTTATCTTTTGGTGCTGGTAGTGATGCTGAAGGGAAAAAGATGAGAGCGATTAATGTGCGTTGTTTAGATGATATTGATTTGGATCAAATTTCAATTCACCATTTTGACGGCAAAAGTCTTTAA